A single window of Streptomyces cathayae DNA harbors:
- a CDS encoding DNA cytosine methyltransferase has product MILDLFAGPGGWSHALTVLGARDVGLEWDKWACKTRTAAGQLTIRTDVALYPTWPWVGRTWGLIASPPCQAWSMAGKRLGLVDQPLVHRAVADLAAGRDTREKLLAACRDERSMLAAEPMRYLHALNAVGEPEWVAMEEVPDVLPLWRQYAAVLRRWGFSVWTGILNAADYGVPQTRRRAILLASRIRTAQPPAPTHAHVAEPDSLFGPGRARWVSMAEALGWGATDRPVPTVCAGGGPGGGPEPFPSGSRQTLATARERGLWRPQTVPTEVVLEPQPRGASWTKRHGTRSVTSAGSPAPTFTSKATHWKWALRSNSQANATVRPLDEPAGTLFFGHRANECTWVAEPVSTPPEDEPQTAPEPIRITAQEAGILQTFPADYPWQGNKGQQFSQIGNAVPPLLAAHLLAPHLRVPLNLDDFTLAA; this is encoded by the coding sequence TTGATCCTCGACCTGTTCGCCGGACCGGGCGGCTGGAGCCACGCCCTGACTGTGCTGGGTGCTCGGGACGTCGGCCTGGAGTGGGACAAGTGGGCCTGCAAGACCCGTACTGCTGCTGGCCAGTTGACCATCCGGACGGACGTGGCCCTGTACCCGACGTGGCCGTGGGTCGGCCGAACGTGGGGGCTGATCGCGAGCCCGCCGTGCCAGGCATGGTCGATGGCCGGCAAGCGCCTGGGTCTGGTGGACCAGCCGCTGGTGCACCGAGCCGTCGCAGACCTGGCCGCCGGGCGGGACACCCGCGAGAAGCTGCTGGCCGCCTGCCGGGACGAACGCAGCATGCTGGCCGCCGAACCGATGCGCTACCTCCACGCCCTGAATGCGGTCGGCGAACCCGAGTGGGTCGCCATGGAGGAGGTCCCCGACGTCCTGCCCTTGTGGCGGCAGTACGCGGCAGTCCTGCGCCGTTGGGGCTTCTCCGTCTGGACGGGCATCCTCAACGCCGCCGACTACGGCGTCCCCCAGACGAGACGGCGGGCGATCCTCCTCGCTTCCCGTATCCGTACAGCCCAACCGCCCGCGCCCACCCACGCCCACGTCGCCGAACCCGATTCGCTGTTCGGTCCGGGCCGTGCCCGGTGGGTCAGCATGGCCGAGGCCCTCGGCTGGGGAGCCACCGACCGGCCCGTCCCCACCGTCTGCGCCGGCGGCGGACCGGGCGGAGGCCCCGAGCCCTTCCCCTCCGGCTCACGTCAGACCCTCGCCACCGCCCGGGAGCGAGGTCTATGGCGCCCACAGACGGTTCCCACGGAGGTGGTGCTCGAACCCCAGCCCCGCGGAGCGAGCTGGACCAAGCGGCACGGCACCCGTTCAGTCACCTCCGCAGGGAGCCCGGCGCCCACGTTCACCAGCAAGGCCACCCACTGGAAGTGGGCGCTGCGCAGCAACAGCCAGGCCAACGCCACCGTCCGGCCGCTGGACGAGCCCGCCGGGACCCTGTTCTTCGGGCACCGCGCGAACGAGTGCACCTGGGTCGCCGAACCCGTCAGCACCCCGCCCGAGGACGAGCCTCAGACGGCCCCGGAGCCGATCCGGATCACCGCCCAGGAGGCCGGCATCCTGCAGACCTTCCCCGCCGACTACCCCTGGCAGGGAAACAAGGGCCAGCAGTTCTCCCAGATCGGCAACGCCGTACCCCCACTGCTCGCCGCCCACCTCCTCGCCCCACACCTCCGCGTGCCCCTCAACCTCGACGACTTCACCCTCGCCGCCTGA
- the cas1e gene encoding type I-E CRISPR-associated endonuclease Cas1e produces MLPRVADSLSFLYLDMVRVVQDDTGVCAQIQTPDHRTDLVYIPTAALSCLLLGPGVSITTPALTTLARHGTSVVCVGAGGVRAYAAVLPDSLTTNWLEQQVATWADPARRLDVAIRMYGMRFQDDKLPQTVTLDQLRGMEGQRMKALYKILAQQHGIGRFRRNYHPDQWHAQDPVNLALSAANTCLYGIVHAALLALGVSPALGFVHAGTQHAFVYDIADLYKAEITLPLAFALHQSTNPEQEARRRFREDLRLLRLLPRIVQDVLALLTPARTDAPGADADTESRSERRDVEMVHLWDPKAGVLPAGVNYASGGD; encoded by the coding sequence ATGCTTCCCCGCGTCGCCGACTCCCTGTCGTTCTTGTACCTCGACATGGTCCGTGTCGTCCAGGACGACACCGGTGTCTGCGCACAGATCCAGACCCCGGACCACCGGACCGACCTGGTCTACATCCCCACCGCCGCTCTTTCCTGCCTGCTGCTCGGCCCCGGTGTGTCCATCACCACTCCGGCCCTGACCACCCTCGCCCGCCACGGAACCAGCGTCGTCTGCGTCGGAGCGGGAGGCGTACGCGCCTACGCGGCCGTCCTGCCCGATTCCCTCACCACCAACTGGCTGGAACAGCAGGTTGCTACCTGGGCCGACCCCGCCCGGCGTCTCGACGTCGCCATCCGCATGTACGGTATGCGCTTCCAGGACGACAAACTCCCCCAGACCGTCACCCTGGACCAACTGCGCGGCATGGAGGGCCAGCGCATGAAAGCCCTGTACAAGATCCTGGCCCAGCAGCACGGCATCGGTCGCTTCCGCCGCAACTACCACCCCGACCAGTGGCACGCCCAGGACCCCGTCAACCTCGCCCTGTCCGCCGCCAACACCTGCCTGTACGGCATAGTCCACGCAGCGCTGCTGGCCCTCGGCGTCTCACCCGCTCTCGGCTTCGTCCACGCAGGCACGCAGCACGCCTTCGTCTACGACATCGCCGACCTCTACAAGGCAGAAATCACCCTGCCGCTCGCCTTCGCCCTCCACCAGTCGACCAACCCCGAGCAGGAAGCGCGACGCCGCTTCCGCGAAGACCTCCGGCTGCTGCGCCTCTTGCCCCGCATCGTCCAGGACGTCCTGGCTCTTCTCACACCAGCGCGCACAGACGCCCCCGGAGCCGATGCCGACACCGAGAGCCGCTCCGAGCGACGTGATGTCGAGATGGTCCACCTGTGGGACCCCAAGGCAGGCGTCCTGCCAGCCGGCGTCAACTACGCGTCAGGGGGCGACTGA
- a CDS encoding DnaB-like helicase N-terminal domain-containing protein, which produces MLPDHAPDEDDGLDTPLPPQPVHYAEQALLGALLLEPHRLADITGVGPDSFSHHAHGALFAAIRSLPAPDPGRHAEDAGWLTAVLTTAREQTRGLTASYLHTLVQICPRPKHAPAYARMVETDHARRTLRLHAHRLQQTATDTTLHRPVSATLAEADALARCTDGLAARFPAHPGSLPRTPTPPPSNTLGDRDEETLDEERSLLATATAHPAEAEQMRWLTAQDLTHPLHAGLWQCLTALTRRGAPVDPVTVLWEAQHKRLLTTEITPRDLLDLLDTPPSGSPHYWGERILKRAVLTTAHRIGTRIAAFTDDPATTPYQLVVGSRRALADLASLRTRWERANHPTPPTGPAHSRTSPPPRAGAPPVTTPPSPRISR; this is translated from the coding sequence ATGCTCCCCGACCACGCCCCCGACGAGGACGACGGCCTCGACACGCCGCTTCCACCGCAGCCGGTGCACTACGCCGAACAGGCCCTCCTCGGCGCCCTCCTCCTGGAACCCCACCGCCTCGCCGACATCACCGGAGTCGGCCCCGACTCCTTCTCCCACCACGCTCACGGCGCCCTGTTCGCCGCGATCCGCTCCCTGCCAGCCCCCGACCCCGGCCGGCACGCCGAAGACGCCGGCTGGCTGACCGCGGTCCTGACCACCGCCCGCGAGCAGACCCGCGGACTGACCGCCTCCTACCTGCACACGCTGGTCCAGATCTGCCCACGGCCCAAGCACGCGCCCGCCTACGCACGGATGGTCGAGACCGACCACGCCCGCCGTACCCTGCGCTTGCATGCCCACCGCCTCCAGCAGACCGCGACAGACACCACGCTCCACCGGCCCGTCTCCGCGACCCTCGCCGAAGCCGATGCCCTCGCCCGCTGCACCGACGGCCTCGCGGCCCGCTTCCCCGCACACCCCGGTTCCCTACCCCGCACGCCGACACCACCGCCCAGCAACACACTCGGCGACCGCGACGAGGAAACGCTCGACGAAGAGCGGTCACTACTGGCGACCGCGACCGCACACCCCGCAGAAGCCGAGCAGATGCGCTGGCTGACCGCACAGGACCTCACCCACCCGCTCCACGCCGGCCTGTGGCAGTGCCTGACCGCCCTGACCCGACGCGGCGCTCCCGTCGACCCCGTCACCGTCCTGTGGGAGGCCCAGCACAAGCGCCTGCTCACCACAGAGATCACCCCCCGGGACCTGCTCGACCTCCTCGACACACCACCCAGCGGATCGCCCCATTACTGGGGTGAACGCATCCTGAAGCGCGCCGTCCTCACGACCGCACATCGCATAGGCACACGCATCGCAGCGTTCACCGACGATCCGGCGACCACCCCGTACCAGCTCGTCGTCGGCAGCCGCCGTGCACTGGCGGATCTCGCCTCGCTGCGCACCCGCTGGGAACGGGCCAACCACCCCACGCCACCAACCGGTCCCGCCCACTCCCGAACCTCACCCCCGCCCCGGGCGGGCGCACCACCGGTAACAACCCCGCCCTCCCCTCGCATCTCCCGCTGA
- the cas2e gene encoding type I-E CRISPR-associated endoribonuclease Cas2e: protein MPSMLVIATTAVPDHLRGALSRWTSEVVPGIFVGTVSARVRDQLWQAVTETVGNGAAVLVHPAPTEQGYAIRTAGTRRRVPIDFDGLTLIRMTATPQVKSEQSPP, encoded by the coding sequence ATGCCCTCCATGCTGGTGATCGCCACGACAGCGGTCCCCGACCACCTACGCGGCGCCCTGAGCCGGTGGACCAGCGAAGTTGTACCCGGAATTTTTGTGGGAACCGTCTCCGCCCGGGTACGCGACCAACTCTGGCAGGCCGTCACCGAAACCGTTGGCAACGGTGCCGCCGTCCTCGTCCACCCGGCTCCCACAGAACAGGGTTATGCCATCCGCACTGCAGGCACCCGCCGCCGCGTCCCCATCGACTTCGACGGCCTCACCCTTATCCGCATGACAGCCACCCCTCAGGTAAAGTCTGAGCAAAGCCCTCCTTAA
- a CDS encoding type IV secretory system conjugative DNA transfer family protein — MPPSASKPSDGYDIAFRLLLGVATIVVPLSHLAWLSGNITAWLTGQSWAAYAPTTALLHPDQLWPHTGETSLLIGARLVPAAALLALATAAVVLWSRHRTSGGRKKIAGMAKPKDIEPLMAKAITAKTRSLRPSLKTAKRIDAKDTGVLLGNLQGTKHEVRMGYEDVAVAIMAPRSGKTTSLAIPSILNAPGPVLLTSNKAAGDAYTATLDARAAVGRVWSMDPQQIAHVSREMWWNPLADAKTLDGAGRLAGHFLAASVDASQQGDFWSKAGSNILSQLFLAAALDDRPITDVMQWLAFPADRTPLDILRDHDFAAVAAQLKGTVEGPPETRDGIYETARQYAAALLNSEIAAWVTPQKDIAEFRPSQFVTSTDTLYLLSKDGGGGASALIAACADSVMRAATAQAERAGGRLDPPMLALLDEAANVCKISDLPDLYSHLGSRGIIPITILQSYRQGQKVWGDAGMDAMWSASTVKVIGSGIDDPDFADKLSRLIGDHDVETTSTSHSESGKSTSVSMRQERILPADAIRALPKGTALCFATGMRAAMLDLRPWYLEPGADELSAASARASKAITTRAVAKHAPTQDDFGPAA, encoded by the coding sequence TTGCCCCCTTCCGCCAGCAAGCCCTCCGACGGCTACGACATCGCCTTCCGCCTCCTCCTGGGCGTGGCCACCATCGTCGTCCCCCTGTCCCACCTCGCCTGGCTGTCCGGCAACATCACCGCCTGGCTGACCGGCCAGTCCTGGGCCGCATACGCACCCACCACTGCTCTGCTCCACCCCGACCAGCTCTGGCCTCACACCGGAGAAACATCCTTGCTCATCGGAGCCCGCCTCGTCCCCGCCGCCGCGCTGCTCGCGCTCGCCACCGCAGCCGTCGTCCTGTGGTCGCGCCATAGGACCAGTGGAGGACGGAAGAAGATCGCCGGCATGGCCAAGCCCAAGGACATCGAGCCCCTGATGGCCAAAGCCATCACCGCCAAAACCCGCTCCCTGCGGCCGAGTCTGAAGACCGCCAAGCGCATCGATGCCAAGGACACAGGCGTTCTCCTCGGCAACCTGCAGGGCACGAAGCACGAGGTCCGCATGGGGTATGAGGACGTCGCCGTCGCGATCATGGCCCCGCGCTCCGGCAAGACCACGTCGCTGGCGATCCCCTCGATCCTCAACGCGCCCGGCCCGGTCCTGCTGACCTCGAACAAGGCGGCGGGCGACGCGTACACCGCGACCCTCGACGCCCGGGCTGCGGTGGGGCGGGTGTGGTCGATGGACCCGCAGCAGATCGCCCACGTGTCCCGCGAGATGTGGTGGAACCCTCTCGCGGACGCCAAGACTCTGGACGGTGCCGGTCGCCTGGCCGGGCACTTCCTCGCCGCGAGCGTGGATGCCTCCCAGCAGGGCGACTTCTGGTCCAAGGCCGGATCCAACATCCTGTCCCAGCTCTTCCTCGCCGCAGCCCTCGATGACCGGCCCATCACCGACGTCATGCAGTGGCTCGCGTTCCCCGCCGACCGCACCCCGCTCGATATCCTCCGCGACCACGACTTCGCCGCCGTCGCCGCCCAGCTCAAGGGCACCGTCGAGGGCCCGCCGGAGACCCGCGACGGCATCTACGAGACCGCCCGCCAGTACGCCGCCGCCCTGCTGAACTCCGAGATCGCCGCCTGGGTCACCCCGCAGAAAGACATCGCCGAGTTCCGCCCGTCGCAGTTCGTCACCTCCACAGACACGCTCTACCTGCTGAGCAAGGACGGCGGAGGCGGAGCGAGCGCCCTGATCGCGGCATGCGCGGACTCCGTGATGCGGGCCGCGACCGCCCAGGCCGAGCGCGCCGGCGGACGCCTCGACCCACCCATGCTCGCGCTCCTCGACGAGGCCGCCAACGTCTGCAAGATCTCTGACCTGCCGGACCTGTACTCCCACCTCGGCAGCCGCGGCATCATCCCGATCACCATCCTGCAGTCCTACCGCCAGGGCCAGAAGGTCTGGGGCGACGCGGGCATGGACGCCATGTGGTCCGCCTCCACCGTGAAGGTCATCGGCTCCGGCATCGACGACCCGGACTTCGCCGACAAGCTGTCCCGGCTGATCGGCGACCACGACGTCGAGACCACCTCCACCTCCCATTCCGAGTCCGGCAAGTCCACCTCGGTATCCATGCGGCAGGAGCGGATCCTGCCCGCCGACGCCATCCGCGCCCTGCCCAAGGGCACCGCCCTGTGCTTCGCCACCGGCATGCGCGCCGCCATGCTCGACCTGCGCCCCTGGTACCTGGAGCCCGGCGCCGACGAGCTGTCCGCGGCCTCCGCCCGCGCCTCGAAGGCCATCACCACCCGCGCCGTCGCCAAGCACGCCCCCACGCAGGACGACTTCGGCCCTGCGGCCTGA
- a CDS encoding DUF317 domain-containing protein, with the protein MTTPSIDAHVRLGTHPSHRSAVVATVSGTARHIAHAHLSVRGFESVDEHTLVMVRIDHEEPYWAERAAQALTAEGISTEIAPGLREAIDEEWTWADYPMPWCTRQEIRESSDEAQKIYDDIRHGRLVIHAHADDSGTVVAVGSYRDGSSVALHGENHLRTITETFGSPAEALADFERLHGDTMRPGPAPMTDVERQAAEARSTLHSPSPLEPDPATQRTEMVPAYAADPADHNAALDEFVTEHDDWEKWRTWSDGTTHLIHESQTLRAELVHETNPRETAWTFAAYETPVSDRMWHLTLTGTTPAPLLKTLLSRLAEGDAWETAIGSPTTEKTVTEATRPLTDAGWKHTIEGRWIRWETTPGDAGVQFDAFAAQNPSALPTWTLWAGPSIDRPTWALHASPYTPAPLLASLTEDLAHGTGTRMKPAAPHRPARLKTTPTGLPQATNPHAASRSL; encoded by the coding sequence TTGACGACACCGTCCATCGACGCACACGTCCGCCTCGGCACCCACCCCTCCCATCGCAGCGCCGTCGTCGCCACCGTCTCCGGGACCGCACGACACATCGCCCACGCCCACCTGAGCGTCCGCGGCTTCGAGAGCGTGGACGAGCACACGCTGGTCATGGTCCGCATCGACCATGAGGAGCCCTACTGGGCGGAACGGGCCGCCCAGGCGCTCACCGCCGAAGGCATCAGCACCGAGATCGCGCCTGGCCTGCGCGAAGCCATTGACGAGGAGTGGACCTGGGCCGACTACCCCATGCCCTGGTGCACCCGCCAGGAGATCCGTGAGAGCTCAGACGAAGCCCAGAAGATCTACGACGACATCCGTCACGGTCGCCTCGTCATCCATGCCCACGCCGACGACAGTGGGACCGTGGTCGCCGTCGGCTCCTACCGTGACGGCAGCAGCGTCGCCCTCCACGGCGAGAATCACCTGCGCACGATCACCGAGACCTTCGGCTCACCCGCTGAGGCTCTCGCCGACTTCGAACGCCTCCACGGCGACACCATGCGCCCCGGGCCCGCGCCCATGACCGACGTCGAGCGCCAGGCCGCCGAAGCCCGCAGCACGCTGCACTCGCCAAGCCCACTGGAACCCGATCCCGCCACCCAGCGGACCGAGATGGTTCCCGCATACGCCGCCGACCCGGCGGACCACAATGCTGCCCTCGACGAGTTCGTCACCGAACACGACGACTGGGAGAAATGGCGCACCTGGTCGGACGGCACCACCCACCTCATCCACGAGTCACAGACCTTGCGGGCCGAACTCGTCCACGAAACGAATCCCCGCGAGACCGCCTGGACCTTCGCCGCCTACGAGACACCTGTCTCCGACCGCATGTGGCACCTCACCCTGACCGGCACCACCCCCGCCCCTCTGCTGAAGACCCTCCTGAGCAGGCTCGCGGAAGGCGACGCCTGGGAAACAGCCATCGGCAGCCCCACCACCGAGAAGACCGTCACCGAAGCCACCCGCCCCCTCACCGACGCCGGCTGGAAGCACACCATCGAGGGCCGATGGATCCGCTGGGAGACCACCCCAGGCGACGCCGGCGTCCAGTTCGACGCCTTCGCCGCCCAGAACCCCAGCGCCCTGCCCACCTGGACGCTCTGGGCCGGCCCCAGCATCGACCGCCCCACCTGGGCCCTCCACGCCTCGCCCTACACACCCGCCCCGCTCCTGGCCAGCCTCACCGAGGATCTCGCCCACGGCACCGGCACCCGCATGAAGCCGGCAGCGCCCCACAGACCCGCACGACTCAAGACCACTCCCACCGGCCTCCCGCAGGCCACCAACCCACACGCCGCCAGCCGGAGCCTGTGA